A genomic stretch from Setaria viridis chromosome 1, Setaria_viridis_v4.0, whole genome shotgun sequence includes:
- the LOC117851217 gene encoding protein PECTIC ARABINOGALACTAN SYNTHESIS-RELATED: protein MAELRHSTAARASNSPAKRDSDASAASSPFLASPSARGTRGGGDGGGGGGGGKDAHRSSPLLPHHHPKRVHLLTSPFRSLLALEDPRSPAASSSYRILLTILALLLAAGVFSAPFLWSRLNTPYLCHKEGITLHCPETKEPPSLWENPRAATASWKPCAERRSDEPSDVPSEKETSGYIFIHAEGGLNQQRIAICNAVAIARIMSATLILPVLKQDQIWKDQTKFEDIFDVDHFINYLKDDVRIVRDIPDWFTEKDELFTSIKRTVKNIPKYASAQFYIDNVLPRIKEKKIMSIKPFVDRLGYDNVPMEINRLRCRVNYHALKFLPHIEEMADKLAARMRNHTGSINPYMALHLRFEKGMVGLSFCDFAGTREEKAMMAAYRQKEWPRRYKNGSHLWPLALQKRKEGRCPLEPGEIAVILRALGYTSGTQIYVASGQVYGGKNRMAPLRNMFPNLVTKEELASAEELAPFRRHVTSLAALDFLVCLRSDVFVMTHGGNFAKLIIGARRYAGHRLKSVKPDKGLMSKSLGDPDMGWASFAEDVAVMHRTRTGLPEPTFPSYDLWENPLTPCMCRA, encoded by the exons atGGCGGAGCTGCGGcactcgacggcggcgcgcgcgtccaaCTCCCCCGCCAAGCGCGACTCCGACGCCTCCGCCGCGTCGTCCCCATTCctcgcctccccctccgcccgcggcacccgcggcggtggcgacggcggcggcggcggcggcggcggcaaggacgcCCACCGCTCGTCCCCTCTCCTCCCGCACCACCACCCGAAGCGCGTCCACCTGCTGACGTCCCCGTTCCGCTCCCTCCTCGCCCTCGAGGACCCCAGGtcccccgccgcctcgtcctcctACCGGATCCTGCTCACcatcctcgcgctcctcctcgccgccggggtGTTCTCCGCACCCTTCCTTTGGTCCCGCCTA AACACGCCTTACTTGTGCCACAAGGAGGGGATCACGCTTCATTGCCCTGAG ACGAAGGAACCCCCTTCGCTGTGGGAGAATCCACGTGCTGCCACTGCATCTTGGAAGCCCTGCGCAGAGCGACGCAGCGATGAGCCCTCAG ATGTCCCATCTGAGAAAGAAACCTCTGGGTATATTTTTATTCATGCCGAAGGAGGACTAAACCAGCAACGCATAGCT ATATGTAATGCTGTTGCTATTGCTAGGATAATGAGTGCAACGCTTATTTTGCCAGTTCTGAAGCAGGATCAGATATGGAAAGACCAAAC GAAATTTGAAGATATCTTTGATGTTGATCATTTTATAAACTATTTGAAAGATGATGTACGCATTGTCCGAGACATCCCAGACTGGTTCACAGAAAAAGATGAACTTTTCACCAGCATAAA GCGAACTGTGAAGAACATTCCAAAATATGCATCTGCCCAGTTTTATAttgataatgtacttccaaggatcaaagaaaaaaagataatgTCCATTAAGCCATTTGTCGACAGGTTGGG GTACGATAATGTTCCGATGGAGATTAACCGGCTAAGATGCAGAGTCAACTACCACGCTCTAAAGTTCCTACCTCATATTGAAGAAATGGCTGATAAGCTTGCAGCAAGGATGAGGAACCACACTGGCAGTATAAATCCATACAT GGCTCTTCATCTGAGATTTGAGAAAGGGATGGTGGGCCTTTCGTTCTGTGATTTTGCTGGCACACGGGAGGAGAAGGCAATGATGGCTGCTTACAGGCAGAAAGAATGGCCAAGGCGTTACAAG AATGGATCCCATCTATGGCCACTGGCGCTTCAGAAGAGAAAAGAAGGGCGTTGTCCTCTTGAGCCCGGTGAGATTGCCGTGATCCTGCGAGCGCTGGGGTACACGAGTGGAACACAGATATACGTCGCGTCAGGGCAAGTGTATGGCGGCAAGAACCGGATGGCTCCCCTCAGGAACATGTTCCCTAACTTG GTGACGAAGGAGGAGCTTGCGAGCGCGGAGGAGCTGGCGCCGTTCCGGCGGCACGTGACGAGCCTGGCGGCGCTGGACTTCCTGGTGTGCCTGCGGTCGGACGTGTTCGTGATGACGCACGGCGGCAACTTCGCCAAGCTCATCATCGGGGCGCGCCGCTACGCGGGGCACCGCCTCAAGTCGGTGAAGCCGGACAAGGGGCTCATGTCCAAGTCGCTTGGCGACCCCGACATGGGCTGGGCCTCCTTCGCGGAGGACGTGGCCGTCATGCACCGCACGCGCACAGGCCTCCCCGAGCCCACCTTCCCCAGCTACGATCTCTGGGAGAACCCGCTCACGCCCTGCATGTGCAGGGCCTGA